TGTTATATAATATTTTTGATTTAAAATGGGATGATGAATTACTTGTTGAACTTGATATTCCTAAATCACTTTTACCTGAAGTAAAAAAATCCAGTGAAGTTTATGGTAAAACAAATGGAGATGTATTCGGAGCAGAAGTTCCAATTGCCGGGATAGCAGGTGATCAGCAGGCAGCTACCTTTGGTCAGGGTTGTTTTGAAAAAGGGATGGCCAAAAACACTTATGGGACCGGTTGTTTTATGTTAATGAATACTGGAAAAGAGGCAGTTGAATCTGAAAATGGTCTTCTGACAACCATTGCCTGGAATATAGATGGAGAAATAAAATATGCCCTGGAAGGTTCTATTTTTGTTGCTGGTGCAGCTGTTCAGTGGCTTAGAGATGAACTAAAAATTATTGATAGTGCTGCTGATTCAGAATATTTTGCTCGAAAAGTTGATGATTCAGGTGGTGTTTTTGTTGTTCCTGCCTTTACTGGATTGGGGGCACCTTACTGGGATATGTATGCCCGAGGAACTATTGTTGGATTAACCAGAGGTTCATCCAAAGAACATATTATTAGGGCAACTCTGGAATCAATAGCCTATCAAACTAGAGATGTTCTGGAAGCTATGGAAGCTGATTCTGGACTTGAATTAAAAGATATGAAAGTAGATGGGGGAGCAGTTGAAAATGATTTTTTAATGCAGTTTCAGGCTGATATCCTGGGAACTGAAGTAAAAAGACCTGAAATCAGCGAGACAACAGCCTTAGGTGCTGCTTATTTGGCCGGCCTTGGAGTAGGTTACTGGCATGGAATAGATGAATTAGTGGAAAGATGTAAAAATGATAGA
The genomic region above belongs to Halanaerobiales bacterium and contains:
- the glpK gene encoding glycerol kinase GlpK, with protein sequence MEKYILAIDQGTTSSRAIIFDKSGKEVSKSQNEFPQYYPEPGWVEHDPDQIWGTTSGVIADALASANLTKKQIAAIGISNQRETTVIWDAETGDPVYNAIVWQDKRTSNLCDNLKDRGLEDKIKEKTGLVVDSYFSATKIKWILDNVDGVREKAEQGQLRFGTIDSWLIWKLTGGKLHITDYTNASRTMLYNIFDLKWDDELLVELDIPKSLLPEVKKSSEVYGKTNGDVFGAEVPIAGIAGDQQAATFGQGCFEKGMAKNTYGTGCFMLMNTGKEAVESENGLLTTIAWNIDGEIKYALEGSIFVAGAAVQWLRDELKIIDSAADSEYFARKVDDSGGVFVVPAFTGLGAPYWDMYARGTIVGLTRGSSKEHIIRATLESIAYQTRDVLEAMEADSGLELKDMKVDGGAVENDFLMQFQADILGTEVKRPEISETTALGAAYLAGLGVGYWHGIDELVERCKNDRVFKPKMSDKDRKKAYAGWKKAVKKARGWIDDES